One Streptomyces sp. ML-6 genomic region harbors:
- a CDS encoding DNA topoisomerase IV subunit A, with the protein MARRSTKTPPPDDFEEKILDIDVVDEMQGSFLEYAYSVIYSRALPDARDGMKPVHRRIVYQMNEMGLRPDRGFVKCARVVGEVMGKLHPHGDASIYDALVRLAQPFSMRLPLVDGHGNFGSLGNDDPPAAMRYTECRMADATSLMTESIDEDTVAFQSNYDGQEMEPTVLPAAYPNLLVNGSSGIAVGMATNMPPHNLGEVVAAARHLIKHPGADLETLMRFVPGPDLPTGGRIVGLSGIKDAYARGRGTFKIRATASVENVTARRKGLVVTELPFTVGPEKVIAKIKDLVSAKKLQGIADVKDLTDREHGLRLVIEVKNGFVPEAVLEQLYKLTPMEDSFGINNVALVDGQPLTLGLKELLEVYLDHRFDVVRRRSEFRRGKRRDRLHLVEGLLVALVDIDEVIRLIRSSDNSAQAKERLIERFSLSEVQTQYILDTPLRRLTRFDRIELESERDRLNDEIAKLTAILESDTELRKLVSTELAAVAKKFGTARRTVLLESAGTQVAAVPLEVADDPCRVLLSSTGLLARTANDEPIVLTEDAKRAKHDVIVSAVPATARGDVGVVTSTGRLLRLPVIDLPQLPDTHAAPNLSGGAMVSEFLTLENDETVVCLTTLDEASPGLAIGTLQGVVKRVVPDYPANKDELEVITLKSGDRIVGAAELRTGEEDLVFITSDAQLLRYPAAQVRPQGRPAGGMAGVKLAADAEVISFTAVDPAADAMVFTVAGSHGTLDDSAQTCKLTPFDQYPRKGRATGGVRCQRFLKGEDVLVFAWAGAVPARAAQSNGTPVELPEPDPRRDGSGTPLVKPVAVVAGPV; encoded by the coding sequence ATGGCCCGCCGCAGCACGAAGACCCCGCCGCCGGACGACTTCGAGGAGAAGATCCTCGACATCGACGTCGTCGACGAAATGCAGGGCTCCTTCCTCGAGTACGCGTACTCGGTGATCTACTCCCGGGCCCTGCCCGACGCCCGGGACGGCATGAAGCCGGTGCACCGCCGCATCGTCTACCAGATGAACGAGATGGGCCTGCGCCCCGACCGCGGCTTCGTGAAGTGCGCCCGGGTGGTCGGCGAGGTCATGGGCAAGCTGCACCCGCACGGCGACGCGTCGATCTACGACGCGCTGGTCCGTCTGGCGCAGCCGTTCTCCATGCGGCTCCCCCTGGTCGACGGTCACGGAAACTTCGGCTCGCTCGGGAACGACGACCCGCCGGCCGCCATGCGGTACACCGAGTGCCGGATGGCCGACGCGACGTCGCTGATGACGGAGTCGATCGACGAGGACACCGTCGCGTTCCAGTCGAACTACGACGGTCAGGAGATGGAGCCGACCGTCCTCCCCGCCGCGTACCCGAACCTGCTGGTCAACGGCTCGTCCGGGATCGCGGTCGGTATGGCGACCAACATGCCGCCGCACAACCTGGGCGAGGTCGTGGCCGCCGCCCGGCATCTGATCAAGCACCCGGGCGCGGACCTGGAGACCCTGATGCGGTTCGTGCCCGGTCCCGATCTGCCCACGGGCGGCCGGATCGTGGGCCTGAGCGGCATCAAGGACGCGTATGCCCGGGGGCGCGGCACGTTCAAGATCCGCGCGACCGCTTCCGTGGAGAACGTGACCGCCCGTCGCAAGGGTCTGGTCGTCACGGAACTCCCCTTCACCGTCGGGCCGGAGAAGGTGATCGCCAAGATCAAGGACCTGGTCTCGGCGAAGAAGCTCCAGGGCATCGCGGACGTGAAGGACCTGACGGACCGCGAGCACGGCCTGCGCCTGGTCATCGAGGTGAAGAACGGCTTCGTGCCGGAGGCCGTGCTGGAGCAGCTCTACAAGCTGACGCCGATGGAGGACTCCTTCGGCATCAACAACGTGGCACTGGTCGACGGGCAGCCGCTCACGCTGGGGCTCAAGGAGCTGCTGGAGGTCTACCTCGACCACCGTTTCGACGTGGTGCGCCGGCGCAGCGAGTTCCGCCGGGGCAAGCGCCGCGACCGGCTGCACCTGGTCGAGGGCCTGCTGGTCGCGCTGGTCGACATCGACGAGGTCATCCGGCTCATCCGTTCCAGCGACAACTCGGCGCAGGCGAAGGAGCGGCTCATCGAGCGGTTCTCGCTGAGCGAGGTCCAGACGCAGTACATCCTGGACACCCCGCTGCGCCGGCTGACCCGGTTCGACCGGATCGAGCTGGAGAGCGAGCGGGACCGGCTCAACGACGAGATCGCCAAGCTGACGGCCATCCTCGAATCGGACACCGAGCTGCGCAAGCTCGTCTCCACGGAGCTGGCCGCGGTCGCCAAGAAGTTCGGCACCGCCCGGCGCACGGTGCTGCTGGAGTCGGCCGGTACGCAGGTCGCCGCGGTGCCGCTGGAGGTCGCGGACGACCCGTGCCGGGTGCTGCTCTCCTCGACCGGTCTGCTGGCCCGTACCGCCAATGACGAGCCGATCGTCCTCACCGAGGACGCCAAGCGCGCCAAGCACGACGTGATCGTGTCGGCCGTGCCCGCGACGGCACGGGGCGATGTGGGCGTGGTGACGTCGACGGGCCGGCTGCTGCGGCTCCCGGTGATCGATCTGCCCCAGCTGCCGGACACCCACGCGGCGCCCAACCTGTCGGGCGGGGCGATGGTCTCCGAGTTCCTCACGCTGGAGAACGACGAGACGGTCGTCTGTCTGACGACGCTCGACGAGGCCTCCCCCGGTCTGGCGATCGGCACCCTCCAGGGCGTCGTCAAGCGGGTGGTGCCGGACTATCCGGCCAACAAGGACGAGCTGGAGGTCATCACCCTCAAGTCCGGTGACCGGATCGTCGGTGCCGCCGAGCTGCGGACCGGCGAGGAGGACCTGGTGTTCATCACCTCCGACGCGCAGCTGCTGCGTTACCCGGCGGCGCAGGTGCGGCCGCAGGGCCGGCCCGCCGGGGGCATGGCGGGGGTCAAGCTGGCGGCGGACGCCGAGGTGATCTCCTTCACCGCGGTGGATCCGGCGGCGGACGCGATGGTGTTCACCGTCGCGGGCTCGCACGGCACGCTGGACGACTCGGCGCAGACGTGCAAGCTCACCCCGTTCGACCAGTACCCGCGCAAGGGCCGGGCCACCGGCGGGGTGCGCTGTCAGCGGTTCCTCAAGGGCGAGGACGTCCTGGTGTTCGCCTGGGCGGGTGCGGTGCCCGCCCGGGCCGCGCAGTCCAACGGCACGCCGGTCGAGCTGCCGGAGCCGGACCCGCGGCGCGACGGTTCGGGGACACCGCTGGTCAAGCCGGTCGCGGTGGTCGCGGGCCCGGTGTAG
- a CDS encoding pitrilysin family protein — protein MPMGHTATAQAGSGGLTATEHRLANGLRVVLSEDHLTPVAAVCLWYDVGSRHEVKGRTGLAHLFEHLMFQGSGQVKGNGHFELVQGAGGSLNGTTSFERTNYFETMPAHQLELALWLEADRMGSLLAALDEESMENQRDVVKNERRQRYDNVPYGTAFERLTALAYPEGHPYHHTPIGSMADLDAATLEDARTFFRTYYAPNNAVLSVVGDIDPEQTLAWIEKYFGSIPSHDGKQPPRDGTLPEIIGEQLREEVREEVPARALMAAYRLPHDGTRECDAADLALTVLGGGESSRLYNRLVRRDRTAVAAGFGLLRLAGAPSLGWLDVKMSGGVEVPEVETAVDEELARFAAEGPTPEEMERAQAQLEREWLDRLGTVAGRADELCRFAVLFGDPQLALTAVQRVLDVTAEEVQAAARAQLRPDNRAVLVYEPVESAETADETDADDTDAHEGAGK, from the coding sequence ATGCCCATGGGTCACACGGCCACAGCTCAGGCCGGCTCCGGCGGCTTGACAGCGACCGAGCACCGCCTGGCCAACGGCCTGCGCGTGGTGCTCTCCGAGGACCATCTGACCCCGGTCGCCGCAGTCTGCCTCTGGTACGACGTCGGCTCGCGCCACGAGGTCAAGGGACGCACCGGCCTGGCTCACCTTTTCGAGCACCTGATGTTCCAGGGCTCCGGCCAGGTCAAGGGGAACGGCCACTTCGAGCTGGTGCAGGGGGCCGGCGGCTCGCTCAACGGGACCACCAGCTTCGAGCGCACCAACTACTTCGAGACCATGCCCGCCCACCAGCTGGAGCTGGCCCTCTGGCTCGAAGCCGACCGCATGGGCTCGCTGCTCGCCGCGCTCGACGAGGAGTCCATGGAGAACCAGCGGGACGTCGTCAAGAACGAGCGCCGCCAGCGCTACGACAACGTCCCCTACGGCACGGCGTTCGAGAGGCTGACAGCCCTGGCCTACCCCGAGGGCCACCCGTACCACCACACGCCGATCGGCTCGATGGCCGACCTGGACGCCGCGACCCTGGAGGACGCGCGCACCTTCTTCCGTACGTACTACGCCCCCAACAACGCGGTGCTCTCGGTCGTCGGCGACATCGACCCCGAGCAGACCCTGGCCTGGATCGAGAAGTACTTCGGCTCCATCCCGTCCCACGACGGCAAGCAGCCGCCGCGCGACGGCACGCTCCCCGAGATCATCGGTGAGCAGCTGCGCGAGGAGGTGCGCGAGGAGGTTCCGGCGCGCGCCCTGATGGCCGCCTACCGCCTGCCGCACGACGGCACCCGGGAGTGCGATGCGGCGGACCTCGCGCTGACCGTGCTCGGCGGCGGCGAGTCGTCACGGCTGTACAACCGGCTCGTCCGCCGCGACCGTACGGCCGTGGCGGCCGGGTTCGGGCTGCTGCGCCTGGCCGGAGCACCCTCGCTCGGCTGGCTGGACGTCAAAATGTCCGGCGGGGTCGAGGTGCCGGAGGTCGAGACCGCGGTCGACGAGGAGCTCGCCCGGTTCGCCGCCGAGGGCCCCACGCCCGAGGAAATGGAGCGGGCGCAGGCCCAGTTGGAGCGCGAGTGGCTGGACCGGCTCGGCACGGTCGCGGGCCGCGCGGACGAACTGTGCCGCTTCGCCGTCCTGTTCGGTGACCCGCAGCTGGCCCTGACCGCCGTGCAGCGGGTGCTCGACGTGACCGCGGAGGAGGTCCAGGCCGCGGCCAGGGCCCAGCTGCGCCCCGACAACCGGGCGGTGCTGGTCTACGAGCCGGTCGAGTCGGCCGAGACCGCCGACGAGACCGACGCCGACGACACCGACGCGCACGAAGGAGCGGGCAAGTGA